A stretch of Imperialibacter roseus DNA encodes these proteins:
- a CDS encoding VOC family protein, whose amino-acid sequence MKSADTYLNFNGNCADAFEFYRSVFGGDFTSQMKYSDMPSEAPKGAEQSKRLMHIALPISKTSRLMGCDIPENFGEMSGNNFHIYLDTESNTEADKLFAALSAGGKVSMPMATTFWGSYFGMVTDKFGIQWMIGFETNPQ is encoded by the coding sequence ATGAAATCAGCAGACACCTACCTCAACTTTAACGGCAACTGTGCTGATGCCTTCGAATTTTACAGAAGCGTTTTTGGGGGCGACTTTACCAGCCAAATGAAATACAGCGATATGCCCTCCGAAGCCCCAAAAGGAGCCGAACAAAGCAAAAGGCTGATGCATATTGCACTGCCGATAAGCAAAACAAGCCGTCTGATGGGCTGCGATATACCGGAGAATTTCGGCGAAATGTCCGGCAATAATTTCCACATCTATCTCGACACAGAAAGCAACACTGAGGCCGATAAACTATTTGCTGCGTTGTCAGCCGGAGGCAAAGTATCCATGCCAATGGCCACCACCTTCTGGGGAAGCTATTTCGGTATGGTGACAGACAAGTTTGGTATTCAGTGGATGATTGGCTTTGAAACAAACCCTCAATAA
- a CDS encoding DUF1801 domain-containing protein, protein MAKLSEAEQVAAYMEALDHPLKAEVETLRTIIKNAGPLSERIKWNAPSYYHKEDFVTFNLHDKKTIRLIFHHPAIVTITSDILEGDWKDRRIVYIKNAEEASSKKAELVRIIKEWLQIVGG, encoded by the coding sequence GTGGCCAAACTTTCTGAAGCTGAACAGGTAGCTGCCTACATGGAGGCGCTGGACCATCCATTGAAAGCTGAAGTGGAAACCCTTCGCACAATTATCAAGAATGCTGGCCCTCTTTCCGAGCGAATTAAGTGGAATGCGCCCAGCTACTACCACAAAGAAGATTTCGTCACTTTTAACCTGCACGACAAAAAAACTATCAGGCTTATTTTTCATCATCCGGCCATTGTCACCATCACGTCCGACATCCTCGAAGGCGACTGGAAAGATCGGAGAATTGTATACATCAAAAATGCTGAAGAAGCTTCGTCAAAGAAGGCTGAACTGGTACGGATCATTAAAGAATGGCTGCAGATAGTCGGTGGATGA
- a CDS encoding DoxX family protein: MKKDKVIYWIATGIVGVMMVMSGLMYFMNPEVAEGFTHLGFPGYFRMELGVAKLVGATVLLVPQFPQRMKEWAYAGFGITFISAAIAHTASGDPGSVVAGPVIFLALLVVSRIYLGKMAETKVAVAA; the protein is encoded by the coding sequence ATGAAAAAAGACAAAGTGATATACTGGATTGCCACTGGCATTGTAGGTGTGATGATGGTCATGAGTGGCCTGATGTATTTCATGAACCCGGAAGTGGCGGAAGGTTTTACTCATCTGGGCTTTCCAGGCTACTTCCGCATGGAGTTAGGCGTGGCTAAACTAGTGGGTGCAACTGTGCTGCTGGTTCCACAATTTCCTCAGAGGATGAAAGAATGGGCCTACGCCGGTTTTGGGATTACCTTCATTTCAGCGGCTATTGCCCACACTGCAAGTGGTGACCCGGGTTCAGTAGTGGCTGGCCCGGTGATATTTTTAGCTCTTCTAGTGGTATCGAGAATCTATCTCGGCAAAATGGCTGAAACTAAAGTGGCTGTCGCTGCCTAG
- a CDS encoding DJ-1/PfpI family protein, producing MKKLKIGMLLFPDLTLLDFIGPYDVFVRAACFEVFVVSEHEVPIKGEGGLLLQPDYSFDNCPPVDIVFVPGGRGVTALLTNETYKRFLVEQAKTAQYITAVCTGSLLLAACGLLVGYKATTHWRSLELLKLLGVEVVEERVVTDRNRITGGGITAGIDFGLVLTAIVGGEEMAKTIQLLLEYTPEPPFDSGHPKTADPHILKLGVELTQPQFDKRLKLLQKIIL from the coding sequence ATGAAAAAGTTAAAAATTGGAATGCTGCTGTTTCCCGATCTCACTCTTCTCGACTTCATCGGGCCTTACGATGTATTTGTAAGGGCAGCCTGCTTCGAAGTCTTCGTAGTGAGCGAGCACGAGGTGCCGATCAAAGGTGAGGGCGGCCTGCTCCTTCAACCCGATTACTCATTTGACAATTGTCCGCCGGTGGATATTGTGTTTGTGCCAGGTGGCAGGGGGGTTACTGCGCTTTTGACAAACGAAACCTACAAGCGCTTTCTTGTGGAGCAAGCCAAAACCGCCCAATACATCACAGCCGTGTGCACCGGATCCCTATTACTGGCCGCCTGCGGCCTTTTGGTCGGCTACAAAGCAACCACCCACTGGCGCTCTCTTGAGCTGCTAAAACTACTGGGCGTTGAGGTGGTTGAGGAACGGGTAGTGACGGACAGAAACAGGATAACCGGAGGGGGCATCACAGCCGGCATTGATTTCGGGTTAGTGCTCACGGCAATTGTTGGAGGTGAAGAAATGGCCAAAACCATCCAGCTTTTATTGGAATACACCCCGGAGCCGCCTTTCGACTCAGGACATCCCAAAACAGCCGACCCTCACATTTTAAAACTCGGAGTAGAGCTCACTCAACCACAGTTTGACAAAAGATTGAAGCTACTTCAAAAAATCATTTTGTAA
- a CDS encoding dihydrofolate reductase family protein has translation MRKIISFMHVSLDGFVAGPNGEMNWIKIDQEIFDHVGKRISKGDTALYGRATYEMMESYWPTAADKPTATKHDIEHAKWYSQVHKVVLSKTMKGADLTNTTIISDDLSESINEIKQSRQGVGEDILLFGSPTATHSLMQLNLIDGYWLFVNPIILGQGIPLFEGIKDKTTLKLLTTRQFTSGVTELNYIVDKQ, from the coding sequence ATGAGAAAAATAATTTCATTTATGCACGTATCGCTTGACGGTTTTGTAGCTGGGCCGAACGGGGAAATGAACTGGATTAAAATTGATCAGGAAATTTTTGACCACGTCGGTAAACGGATAAGCAAAGGTGACACTGCATTGTACGGTAGGGCAACTTATGAGATGATGGAAAGCTACTGGCCCACCGCAGCAGACAAGCCAACGGCAACCAAACACGATATTGAACATGCTAAGTGGTATAGCCAGGTTCACAAAGTTGTTCTGTCAAAAACAATGAAAGGTGCGGATTTGACCAACACAACAATTATCAGCGACGACCTTTCGGAGAGTATAAATGAAATAAAGCAATCCCGCCAGGGTGTTGGCGAAGATATCCTGCTTTTTGGTAGCCCGACAGCCACACATTCCCTTATGCAACTGAACTTAATTGACGGCTACTGGCTCTTTGTGAACCCCATTATTCTAGGCCAGGGCATTCCCCTGTTTGAGGGGATCAAAGATAAAACAACGTTAAAATTACTGACTACCAGGCAATTTACTTCCGGGGTCACAGAACTGAATTATATAGTGGATAAACAATAG
- a CDS encoding SRPBCC family protein, whose protein sequence is MSKDREITSSRTVNYSQAEVYQAWSNPDLLAQWWGPKGFTNTFHAFDLIPGGTWRFTMHSPQGANFDNMCVFVEIVPNKRLVFDHVEPVHAFQVITTFDSQSEGTLITFRMVFKSAEECERSREVIEPSNEENFDRLEALLSSHFNSKV, encoded by the coding sequence ATGAGCAAAGATCGTGAAATTACTTCCTCCAGAACGGTGAACTACTCTCAGGCTGAGGTGTACCAGGCATGGAGTAATCCTGACCTGCTGGCACAATGGTGGGGGCCAAAAGGGTTTACGAACACCTTCCACGCCTTCGACTTAATCCCTGGCGGCACGTGGCGATTCACTATGCACAGCCCACAGGGGGCAAATTTTGACAATATGTGTGTCTTTGTGGAAATCGTGCCCAACAAACGGCTTGTGTTTGACCATGTGGAGCCTGTGCACGCCTTCCAGGTGATTACCACTTTTGATAGTCAGAGCGAAGGCACCCTGATCACTTTCCGAATGGTTTTCAAATCTGCAGAAGAATGTGAAAGATCCCGGGAAGTAATTGAACCTTCCAACGAGGAAAATTTTGATCGGCTGGAGGCCTTGCTGTCCAGCCATTTCAACTCAAAAGTATAG
- a CDS encoding ArsR/SmtB family transcription factor, with amino-acid sequence MMRRDVFQAIADPTRREIINLIAHKRMNVNAVAENFAMSRPAISKHMKILEECGLVMMEQQGRERYCKAQLKPLHEVSDWVSRYKKEWEERLDAMEKYIKEL; translated from the coding sequence ATGATGAGACGAGACGTATTCCAGGCCATTGCCGATCCCACCCGCAGGGAGATCATTAACCTGATTGCCCATAAGCGGATGAACGTGAATGCCGTGGCTGAGAACTTTGCAATGAGCAGACCGGCTATTTCGAAGCACATGAAAATACTGGAAGAATGTGGTCTGGTGATGATGGAGCAGCAAGGACGGGAGCGCTATTGCAAAGCGCAGCTAAAACCGCTGCATGAAGTATCGGATTGGGTGAGCCGCTACAAAAAGGAATGGGAAGAAAGGCTGGATGCGATGGAAAAATATATCAAAGAATTATAG
- a CDS encoding polysaccharide deacetylase family protein: protein MLVNPAINHAFAQTYAEKLGWKKGDKVIMFHVDDAGMSHASNEGAIQAVTNGIATSVSVMMPCPWVPEMGQYLAQNKNVDAGLHLTHTAEWTGYRWGSVSGIKASPGLSDREGALWSNVADVVAHASADEIETEIRAQLAKARTMGFSPTHLDTHMGTLWATPDYLDRYIKVGIEEHIPILFSAGNNTLMQQALAQGPLAGLNMLANKRSGSYDAAEVLNAIRQKGEEIWDAGLAVVDDLYLLSYDWEFPADIEATDENLRKFKTQKYKELLDSVAPGITVILIHCADADKGFSDITDSGNTRRGDLLSMTDPELKRYVQQQGFILTTWRELQTKRNNIRD from the coding sequence ATGCTTGTAAATCCTGCCATCAATCATGCCTTTGCCCAAACCTACGCAGAAAAACTTGGGTGGAAAAAAGGCGACAAAGTGATCATGTTCCATGTAGATGATGCCGGTATGTCACATGCATCAAATGAAGGAGCTATTCAGGCCGTGACAAACGGAATAGCAACATCTGTGAGCGTAATGATGCCATGCCCGTGGGTGCCGGAAATGGGGCAATACCTGGCGCAAAATAAAAACGTAGATGCAGGCCTTCATTTAACGCATACAGCCGAATGGACAGGATACAGGTGGGGTTCAGTCTCGGGCATAAAAGCCTCACCGGGGTTGTCGGACAGGGAAGGCGCCTTGTGGAGCAATGTAGCCGACGTGGTTGCTCACGCATCAGCTGATGAAATAGAAACTGAAATAAGGGCTCAGTTGGCAAAAGCAAGAACGATGGGTTTCTCACCCACCCATCTTGACACGCACATGGGTACGTTGTGGGCTACACCAGACTATCTCGACAGGTATATCAAGGTGGGCATTGAAGAGCACATCCCCATCCTTTTTTCCGCAGGAAATAACACACTTATGCAGCAAGCCCTGGCACAGGGGCCACTTGCCGGACTCAATATGCTTGCTAACAAAAGATCAGGTAGCTATGATGCTGCTGAAGTACTCAATGCCATCCGCCAAAAAGGGGAAGAGATTTGGGACGCCGGGCTGGCGGTGGTCGATGATTTGTACCTGCTCAGTTACGACTGGGAATTCCCGGCTGACATAGAGGCCACTGACGAAAACCTACGAAAGTTCAAGACGCAAAAATACAAAGAACTGCTGGACTCAGTGGCGCCAGGAATAACTGTCATTCTCATTCACTGCGCCGACGCCGACAAAGGATTTTCAGATATTACCGATTCAGGAAACACACGAAGAGGCGATTTACTTTCCATGACGGATCCTGAATTGAAGCGCTACGTGCAACAGCAGGGGTTCATCTTAACGACCTGGCGGGAACTCCAAACAAAAAGAAATAATATCCGTGACTAA
- a CDS encoding pyridoxal phosphate-dependent decarboxylase family protein has protein sequence MNKQLQYDLNNTRQLLTQALEEGLSYLQNINAAPTSAAKATTDFAPLPTDGAGGSDALSEFRKRFKDLMVASAGPRYWGFVTGGTTPAAIMGDMLATIFDQNTQTVKGHGDLSGIIEFETIDMLKELFSLPDDFLGGFVTGATMSNFTCLGVARQWVGKQKGVDIAKKGVPSIFPILSAVPHSSSIKALSMLGLGSSNIQIVKTIDPTREAIDIAALEEKIQLLNGEPFILISSGGTVNTVDYDDAQAIAGLKEKYNFWWHVDAAFGGFAAISPAYAHLLAGWGKADSITVDGHKWLNVPYESAFFFVKEKHKLLQVETYQNSNAPYLGDPLENFSFLNFLPENSRRFKALPAWFTLKAYGKEGYREIVERNISQAMQLGEFISQSDYFELLAPVRLNTVCFTLKNSDSIAVQTFLDRINDSGKVFMTPTFFNGRKGIRAALVNWRTTEEDVKIVQKEMMKAVS, from the coding sequence ATGAACAAACAGCTACAGTACGACCTGAACAATACCAGACAATTGCTCACACAGGCCCTGGAAGAAGGACTCTCATATCTTCAAAACATCAACGCCGCTCCCACATCAGCAGCCAAAGCAACTACCGACTTTGCTCCCCTGCCAACCGACGGAGCCGGCGGGAGTGACGCTCTAAGCGAGTTCAGGAAACGCTTCAAAGACCTCATGGTTGCCTCTGCTGGCCCACGTTACTGGGGCTTTGTAACAGGTGGCACCACGCCCGCTGCGATTATGGGCGACATGCTGGCTACCATTTTCGATCAAAATACCCAAACCGTCAAAGGCCATGGCGACCTCTCCGGCATCATCGAATTCGAAACCATCGACATGCTGAAAGAGCTCTTCAGCCTTCCTGACGATTTCCTTGGGGGATTTGTTACCGGCGCCACCATGTCGAATTTCACCTGCCTGGGCGTGGCACGCCAGTGGGTCGGCAAGCAAAAAGGAGTAGATATTGCCAAAAAAGGCGTTCCTTCTATCTTCCCCATTTTGTCAGCAGTACCCCACTCTTCCTCCATCAAAGCGCTGTCGATGCTTGGCCTTGGAAGCAGCAATATCCAAATCGTGAAGACGATTGATCCTACGAGAGAAGCAATTGACATAGCAGCACTGGAAGAGAAAATCCAATTGCTTAATGGTGAGCCATTTATCCTGATCTCCAGCGGCGGCACAGTCAATACGGTCGACTACGATGACGCTCAGGCCATCGCCGGACTTAAAGAAAAGTACAACTTCTGGTGGCATGTCGATGCCGCTTTTGGCGGCTTTGCGGCCATTTCACCTGCTTACGCTCATCTGCTTGCAGGTTGGGGAAAAGCCGACAGCATCACTGTTGATGGCCACAAATGGTTAAACGTACCTTACGAAAGTGCCTTCTTTTTTGTGAAAGAAAAACACAAGCTGCTTCAGGTAGAAACTTACCAAAACTCCAATGCACCCTACCTTGGCGACCCGTTGGAAAACTTCAGCTTCCTCAACTTTCTGCCAGAAAATTCCAGGCGATTCAAAGCACTGCCAGCATGGTTTACGCTAAAGGCCTACGGCAAAGAAGGCTATCGTGAAATAGTGGAACGCAACATCTCCCAGGCCATGCAGCTAGGAGAATTCATTAGTCAAAGTGATTATTTTGAGCTCCTGGCGCCAGTGAGGCTCAACACAGTTTGTTTCACTCTAAAAAACAGTGACTCAATTGCTGTGCAAACTTTCCTTGACAGGATCAATGACAGCGGCAAGGTGTTCATGACGCCTACTTTTTTCAATGGCCGAAAAGGAATCAGGGCTGCTCTGGTGAACTGGCGAACAACCGAAGAAGATGTGAAGATCGTGCAGAAAGAGATGATGAAAGCAGTTAGCTAA
- a CDS encoding VOC family protein translates to MLKDTKAFTGFSVSDLSKAKDFYSEKLGLQVEELSMGLLQLEFNGGSKVIIYPKPNHEPATFTVLNFPVKDVEATVDWLTGKGIAFEQYDAPIKTDKKGICRNDRGPAIAWFKDPAGNILSILEEM, encoded by the coding sequence ATGTTAAAAGATACAAAAGCATTCACTGGTTTTTCGGTAAGCGACCTTTCGAAGGCAAAGGACTTTTACTCAGAAAAGCTTGGGCTGCAAGTAGAAGAGCTATCAATGGGTTTGCTCCAGCTTGAATTTAATGGTGGCAGCAAAGTAATTATTTACCCAAAACCCAACCATGAACCTGCCACCTTCACCGTGCTCAACTTTCCGGTGAAGGACGTAGAGGCTACAGTTGACTGGCTGACAGGCAAAGGAATTGCCTTTGAGCAGTATGATGCCCCTATCAAGACTGACAAAAAAGGTATTTGCAGAAATGATCGTGGCCCTGCCATCGCCTGGTTCAAGGATCCGGCCGGTAATATTTTGTCTATTCTTGAAGAAATGTAG
- a CDS encoding SRPBCC domain-containing protein produces the protein MNSTHVERTDREIIASRLIDAPRELVFKVWTEPEHITQWWGPTGFTNTVHEMEVKPGGKFRLTMHGPDGTDYPNLIVFKEVVVPEKLVYVHGNGSDDAPGNFHVTVTFEEKEGKTLLTMRSIFQSKADLDYVIDKHGAFEGARQNMDRMAAYLETRINLMTQLKNTNMSRVSTYLNFAGNTEEAFLFYRSVFGTEFKGGIQRFGEIPPMEGTPPMTEADKKLILHIELEILGGHILMATDAPESMGMKVKPGNNMHINLEPNTRAETKRLYDALSAGGEVTMELQDMFWGAYYGSCTDRYGINWMFNCNDKG, from the coding sequence ATGAACAGCACACATGTAGAAAGAACGGATCGGGAAATAATCGCCAGCAGGCTGATAGACGCTCCCCGTGAGCTGGTTTTCAAGGTTTGGACAGAACCCGAGCACATCACCCAATGGTGGGGGCCTACGGGCTTCACCAACACTGTTCATGAAATGGAAGTCAAACCCGGTGGCAAGTTTCGGCTCACCATGCACGGCCCAGACGGGACGGACTACCCCAATCTTATTGTTTTCAAAGAGGTAGTCGTTCCTGAAAAGCTGGTGTATGTACACGGCAACGGGAGCGATGATGCACCCGGCAACTTTCACGTCACCGTGACTTTCGAGGAAAAGGAAGGCAAAACACTCCTGACCATGCGCAGCATATTCCAGTCCAAAGCTGACCTGGATTACGTGATTGATAAACACGGGGCGTTCGAGGGGGCACGACAAAACATGGATCGGATGGCGGCATACCTCGAAACGAGGATCAATTTGATGACTCAACTAAAAAACACAAATATGTCAAGAGTAAGTACTTATCTCAATTTTGCAGGAAATACCGAAGAGGCATTCCTTTTTTACAGATCTGTATTCGGCACCGAATTCAAAGGGGGTATCCAACGTTTCGGCGAGATACCTCCGATGGAAGGCACTCCCCCAATGACTGAGGCCGACAAAAAGCTGATTTTACATATCGAACTGGAGATACTGGGCGGCCATATCCTGATGGCCACCGATGCACCGGAGTCGATGGGCATGAAGGTGAAGCCAGGTAACAACATGCATATTAATCTGGAGCCGAACACCAGAGCGGAAACCAAACGGCTGTACGACGCTTTGTCGGCCGGTGGAGAAGTAACCATGGAACTGCAGGACATGTTTTGGGGCGCATACTATGGTAGCTGCACCGACAGGTATGGTATCAACTGGATGTTTAATTGCAACGATAAGGGATGA
- a CDS encoding DUF7133 domain-containing protein yields the protein MQVHPKDIAYFLLLISMSVVQLACTPEKVAEQDSHPFHSVPAFNPAPSPEYLSPQESLKTIYLPDGHHIELVASEPMIKEPVAIAWDGNARMYVAEMMTYMQDADASGEQQPASRISLLEDTNNDGKMDKRTTFIDSLLLPRMIQCVGDELLVNETNTINIYSYKDTDGDGIADVKKQVYKNDAYKVNDANMEHQRSGLDWNLDNWMYVTYDPVRFRYTNGLMQVDTMASGSNGQWGVTHDNYGRIFYSRAGGEIPALGFQINPSYGSLDFPDQFNAAFSEVWPIIATPDVQGGSKRLRPNNTLNHFTAPCGQSIFRGDRLPEDFVGDYVVCEPVARTIRRAKLVNDEGKTRLKNIYDHQEFISSTDMNFRPVNTATGPDGNLYIVDMHRGIIQQGNWTKPNSFLRNKIDSLGLDKNVGHGRIYRVVHDDFEPGPQPKMLNETTQELLGYLDHSNGWWRDNAQKEIIVRGDRSVAPALVKMATGRQKVDSPLGRIHALWTLEGLGALNKEVLQSALQDDDPQVRRTAIWISESYIKANDKTMIGSVARMKEDKNDDVKVQVLLSLYQSKDEQAKQAIDDMLDLYPDKEMLVATKGALDRNEDVKAFGSKLGNMIAADRSLILEGASIFKSLCASCHGEDGAGLAIGGGSMPAPPLKGSKQLAFVKKEEIIRILLHGLTGPIEGKEYSSVMPPMGANSDEWVASVVSYIRYEFGGRPPRNPDDIPGMAASARDSVAGFTVKTSPSPAVTPEEVKRVRESTKTKDTPWTLEELEKISK from the coding sequence ATGCAAGTTCACCCAAAAGACATCGCTTATTTTTTGTTGCTCATTTCCATGTCTGTTGTCCAGCTAGCCTGCACACCAGAGAAGGTGGCAGAACAGGACAGCCATCCATTTCACAGTGTTCCAGCTTTTAATCCTGCTCCTTCGCCCGAGTATTTGTCGCCGCAAGAAAGCCTTAAAACTATCTATTTACCAGATGGTCATCACATAGAATTGGTAGCAAGTGAGCCGATGATCAAAGAGCCGGTGGCCATTGCATGGGATGGCAACGCAAGGATGTATGTAGCAGAAATGATGACATACATGCAGGACGCCGACGCCAGTGGTGAGCAGCAGCCCGCCAGCAGAATATCATTGTTAGAAGACACTAATAATGATGGGAAGATGGACAAGCGAACCACCTTTATTGACAGCCTGCTACTTCCTCGTATGATACAATGTGTTGGCGATGAACTGCTGGTGAACGAAACCAATACCATCAATATTTACAGCTATAAGGATACAGATGGAGACGGGATTGCTGATGTGAAAAAACAGGTTTACAAAAACGATGCTTATAAAGTAAATGATGCCAATATGGAGCATCAAAGAAGCGGGCTGGACTGGAACCTGGATAACTGGATGTATGTGACCTATGATCCGGTTCGCTTTCGCTACACCAACGGGCTCATGCAGGTAGACACCATGGCGAGTGGCTCCAATGGCCAGTGGGGAGTAACTCACGATAACTACGGCCGCATTTTTTATAGTCGTGCCGGTGGAGAAATCCCTGCTTTGGGTTTTCAAATCAACCCCAGTTATGGCAGTCTCGATTTTCCTGATCAATTCAATGCCGCTTTTTCTGAAGTGTGGCCTATTATTGCCACGCCTGACGTGCAGGGAGGAAGCAAGCGGTTACGTCCCAACAATACGCTGAACCATTTTACGGCACCCTGCGGACAAAGTATTTTTCGGGGTGATCGATTGCCTGAAGACTTTGTGGGAGACTATGTAGTTTGTGAGCCCGTGGCGAGAACCATCCGTCGTGCTAAGCTCGTAAATGACGAGGGCAAAACGAGGCTTAAAAATATCTATGACCATCAGGAGTTCATTTCCTCTACTGATATGAACTTTCGTCCGGTGAATACCGCCACTGGCCCCGATGGCAATCTGTATATTGTAGACATGCACCGAGGCATCATTCAGCAAGGAAACTGGACCAAGCCGAACTCCTTCCTGAGAAACAAAATTGATAGCCTGGGTCTCGATAAAAACGTTGGTCACGGACGTATTTATCGGGTAGTGCATGATGATTTTGAACCTGGGCCCCAACCAAAAATGCTGAACGAAACGACCCAGGAACTGCTTGGCTACCTGGATCATTCTAACGGGTGGTGGCGAGACAACGCACAAAAGGAGATCATCGTCCGTGGAGACAGGTCGGTAGCCCCAGCCCTGGTGAAGATGGCGACCGGGCGACAGAAAGTTGACTCACCTCTGGGCAGGATTCATGCACTGTGGACTCTGGAAGGCTTGGGTGCCCTCAATAAAGAGGTTTTACAGTCGGCCCTTCAGGACGATGATCCCCAGGTAAGGAGAACGGCAATATGGATCAGTGAATCTTATATAAAAGCGAATGACAAAACGATGATCGGCAGCGTGGCCAGGATGAAAGAAGATAAAAATGATGATGTAAAAGTTCAGGTGCTGCTATCGCTCTATCAAAGCAAAGACGAGCAAGCAAAACAGGCTATTGACGACATGCTTGATCTGTACCCTGACAAGGAAATGCTGGTCGCTACAAAGGGGGCATTAGACAGGAATGAAGATGTGAAGGCATTTGGAAGTAAATTAGGCAATATGATAGCAGCTGACCGCAGCCTGATCCTGGAAGGTGCCAGTATATTCAAATCGCTGTGTGCCAGTTGCCACGGTGAAGACGGGGCAGGTTTGGCGATAGGCGGAGGAAGCATGCCGGCACCGCCCCTCAAAGGCTCAAAACAGCTCGCCTTTGTTAAAAAAGAAGAGATCATAAGAATTTTACTCCACGGCCTCACCGGGCCGATAGAGGGGAAAGAATACAGCAGTGTGATGCCTCCAATGGGAGCCAACAGCGATGAGTGGGTTGCTTCTGTGGTCAGCTATATCCGTTATGAGTTTGGAGGCAGGCCTCCACGCAACCCTGATGATATTCCTGGCATGGCGGCATCTGCCAGAGACAGTGTGGCAGGCTTTACGGTCAAGACCAGCCCTTCCCCCGCCGTCACTCCCGAAGAAGTGAAGCGGGTCAGGGAATCCACCAAAACAAAGGACACTCCCTGGACATTGGAAGAACTAGAAAAAATTAGCAAATGA
- a CDS encoding winged helix-turn-helix transcriptional regulator — protein MKTVDLISKPKEEISHAKCMGLLLPVRDALEVLSGKWKLQIIVALTFDTKRFREIAREVSGITDKMLSKELKDLEENQLVKRTVKDSFPPSVEYNLTEHGKTLQKVIGELREWGVMHREKIMGE, from the coding sequence ATGAAGACAGTAGACTTGATAAGTAAACCTAAGGAAGAGATTAGTCATGCGAAATGCATGGGTTTGCTGTTACCAGTGCGAGATGCGCTTGAAGTGCTTAGCGGAAAGTGGAAGCTGCAGATCATTGTGGCGCTTACGTTTGATACGAAGCGGTTCAGGGAAATAGCCAGGGAAGTGTCTGGCATTACTGACAAAATGCTGTCAAAGGAGTTAAAAGACCTGGAAGAGAACCAGTTGGTAAAGCGCACTGTAAAAGATTCTTTCCCACCCTCTGTGGAATACAATTTGACGGAGCATGGTAAGACTTTGCAAAAAGTAATTGGTGAACTGCGGGAGTGGGGAGTGATGCACAGGGAAAAGATCATGGGGGAATAG
- a CDS encoding winged helix-turn-helix transcriptional regulator translates to MTTKENEVGLYCPKEFLLKMLTGKWKPCIFRYATQGPVRFSQIIKLLPEATRQSLTNALRELEECNILERRVIKLKPLHVEYTLSELGEEFIPIFKAVDELNLLPVMQRK, encoded by the coding sequence ATGACTACTAAAGAAAACGAGGTTGGTCTCTACTGTCCCAAGGAGTTTTTACTGAAGATGCTCACCGGCAAATGGAAGCCATGCATATTTCGCTATGCCACCCAGGGCCCGGTGCGGTTTAGTCAAATAATCAAACTGTTGCCAGAAGCTACCCGGCAATCTTTGACCAATGCTTTGCGTGAGTTGGAAGAATGCAATATTCTGGAAAGAAGGGTAATAAAATTGAAGCCGTTGCATGTTGAGTACACACTTAGCGAGCTGGGGGAAGAATTCATTCCCATTTTTAAGGCTGTCGATGAGCTTAATCTTTTGCCAGTAATGCAGAGGAAGTAA